The Nitrospirota bacterium sequence GTCTTCTCTTATGTCAAGAGTAATGGTACAGCCAACACCACAGTAAGGGCAGATGTTATCATGCTCTTCGAGAAACCATGCCCGAGCCCTGTATTTAAAGGGTTTACGTCCGAGAGCCCCAACAGGACATGCATCTATGCACTGCCCACAGAATTCGCAGTCAAGGGTCTCTTCAAAGGCAGGACTTACCTTGGCTTTAAAACCACGACCTATAAGGTTAATAGCACCTACCCCTTGAACTTCATAACAGACTCTCACGCACTTTCCGCAGAGTATGCATCTATTTGGATCCCTTTCGACGAGGGGACTACCTGTATCGGCAAGTTCATGTTTCCTTTCTCCCTTGAAGCGACTCTCAGATGGTCCATATTTAAATGCCATGTCCTGAAGTTTACATTCACCTGCTTTATCGCATATCGGGCAGTCCAGTGGGTGATGTATTAAAAGGAGTTCAAGGATAGTTCTCCTTGCCTTCTGCAGCCTTGGCGTATCTGTTTTCACGACCATGCCTGCCTCAGCAGGTGTTGAGCAGGATGCAAGAAGTTTCCTCTGCCCTTCTACTTCCACTATGCAGAGCCTGCATGCTCCGTAGGGTTTGAGTCTCCTGTCATAGCAGAGGTATGGTATATCAATGCCATGCTTAAGGGCTGCCTCAAGGATGGTTGTCCCTTCCTCTACAACAACCTTTCTATCGTTTATTATAAGTTCTATCATCTAAACTCCTCCAAACTTATCACTTATCACTTTTCACTTTTCACTAACATATCTGCTGGACCTATTTTCACTGCATTAAACTTTGTGGGACAGACCTCATAGCATGAGCGACACTTGATGCAAAGTTCCTGATCGATTCTATGAGGCTGTTTCTTCTCCCCTGTAATTGCACTTTGAGGACATGCCTTTAAACATAGACCACAGCCCTTGCATGCTGCCTCATCTATATAAAAGGTCACTAAACTCCCGCAGACCCCTGCCTTACACCATTTTTCTTTTATATGTGATTCATACTCATCCCTGAAATATTTTATGGTAGTTAGAACAGGATTTGGTGCAGTCTGCCCGAGACCACAGAGAGAGGTATCAATAACATCCTGTGAGAGCTCCTGAAGAAGCTCGATGTCTCCTTCATTACCCCTGCCTTCTGTAATATCTACGAGTTTATCTAACATTACCTTCGTGCCTATTCTGCATGGGGGGCACTTTCCACAGGATTCATCTGTTGTAAATTCAAGGAAGAATTTAGCTACATTTACCATACAGTTTAAGTCATCCATAACCACCATGCCACCAGAACCCATGATCGCACCTGTTGCAGTAATTGACTCATAGTCCACAGATGTGTCAATGAGTGATTCGGGTATGCATCCACCTGATGGTCCTCCTATCTGTACGGCTTTGAATTTGCGACCTTTCGTTATACCACCTCCGATATCATAGATTATAGTTCTAATGGGAACCCCCATCGGGACCTCTATTAATCCTATATTGTTTATAGCCCCTGTGAGGGCAAATACCTTTGTGCCTGTGGACTTTTCTGTGCCAAGACTCCTGTACCATTCTGCTCCATTTAAGATTATTGGTGGTATATTGGCGAATGTCTCCACATTGTTCAGGACACTCGGCTTTTCCCAGAGTCCTTTATGAACAGGAAAAGGTGGCCTTGGTCTTGGCATTCCCCGTTTACCTTCTATAGATCGCATAAGCGCTGTCTCTTCACCGCATACAAATGCACCAGCTCCCTGGTATATCTCAATATCAAAATTAAAACCTGTTCTGAGTATGTCTTTGCCGAGTAGACCATACTCTCGTGCCTGTTCGATGGCTATACTCAACCGTTTTACAGCTAATGGATACTCTGCTCTTACATAGATATAGCCCTGTGTTGCATCTATCGCCTTTGCACCAATGATCATTCCTTCAAGGACGGAATGTGGATCTGCTTCCATTACACTCCTGTCCATGAATGCACCAGGGTCACCTTCATCACCATTACAGAGGATATATTTCACATCTGATCTAACCTTTGAACAGAACTCCCACTTTAATCCAGTTGGAAAACCTGCTCCCCCTCTTCCCCTCAATCCTGAATCTTTCACCATCTTGATTATCTCTTCTGGCGTCATCTGGGTCAATGCCTTTGCTGCTGCAAAATATCCATCTCTCGCAATATATTCCTCAATCCTTTCTGGGTCTATCAGTCCTTTATTTCTGAGAACCCGTAGAACCTGAAGGCTAAAGAATGGAATATCCTTCATTACAGGGACTGCGACCTTCTTTTCTGGTTCTCTGTACATCAATCTCTCAACGGGACGCCCTTTCAATAGGTGTTCCTCTACAAGGTAAGGAACATCATCAACTGTTATTTTCTGATAAAAAATCCCTTCGGGATAAACTGATATCACAGGACCCTGAGCACAAAAACCATTACAACCTGTGAGAACCACTTTTATCTCTTCATGTAACCCCCGTCTTTTGATCTCTTCTACCAATACTTCTCTTATTTTCAAGGAGTTGCAGGCTACACATCCGGTTCCTGCACAAAGCATTAAATTAGCACGATATTTCTCCATTCCTTTTCTCCTCATTTATTAGTGTCAGTGTTCAGTGTCTGTTTTCAGTTAACTGACACTCACACTATTCACTGTCACTTTTTAATACGTCGTTTCACTCCCTATAACCAATGCGTATTCCTCCACTATATTACCCCCCAGAAGATGTTCCTTAAAGATCTTCCTTATCTTATCTTCTGTCAGGTCGCTATACTTTACAGGTGCGCTATTAATTATTTCGACTGTTGCCATTGGTTCACGACTGCATAACCCAGCACATCCTGATGTTGTAACTGCGATATCGGTTACACCACTTTTTGATATCTCATCTAATAAGGCGCTCATTATATTTCTTGCACCAGCAGCTATACCACAGGTCCCCATATGCACAGTAACTCTGGCTCTGTAGCCACCAGTTCTCAATGAAGAAGTAGCTTTATATTCCTCTTTTATTTTCTGTAAGTCTTCTATCTTAAGTCTCTGCATTTCTATACACCTCTCTATGCATATTCTTTGAGTACTCCCTTTACCTTTGCAGTATCTAAAGATCCGTGCGTATTATGATCCACCATCACAACTGGAGCAAGTCCACATGCACCGAGACATCTAACGCTTTCAAGGGAAAATTTTCTATCTCTGCTAATCTCACCAACATCAATCTTTAATTCCTCTTTAATCTTTCTGAGTATTTCCTCTGCTCTCTTTACATAGCATGCTGTCCCGAGGCATACCCTTATATTATGCTTTCCCTTTGGTTTCATTGTAAAAAACGAATAAAATGAGACCACACTATGGACTTCACTGACAGGGAGATTCAATCCACGGGCAAGAGCCCGCTGAACAGATGGTGGAAGATAGCCGACTATCTCCTGTGCCTGCTGTAGCACAGGTATAAGGCTTCCAGGTTTGTTCCGATTCTCTCTGATGATTCTATTGATATCTTCAGACTTGTCAGATATATCCTCTTCTGATGGTGCCTTCTCAACATAAACCCCTGTTTTTTTCCATGCCAGTGCCTTTGCAGTTACATCTACCAAGATTGCTGGCGAAAAAGGTTTTGGCAGGTAGTCTATAATCCCTAGACTAAGAGCATCTTTAATGGTTTCCTGAGATGGATAACCTGTAATAACCACAACAGCTGTTTCTGGTTTGGAATCTCTTATCCACCTGATAAGGTCTATACCATCAATCTCTGGCATCTTCAGATCTGTGACGACAAGGTCATAGTTATTCTTCTCAAGCAAACTCATAGCCTCCTTCCCACTCAATGCCCCTTCTATGCTGTAGCCTTCTGGTTTAAGGATACGCTCACAGCTTTTAATTACTATAGGTTCGTCGTCAACGACAAGAATATTACCTTCCATCTCTTTACCTCCTCGGTTATGTTGAGAACAGTTCCCCCTAGTTTCGCAGGATGAGACTTTAGTTTATAGATATCTCGTTATTTCATCTCTGTAACATCAATCCTTGTAAGCCATAGTAGCCATCCTTCTCCAAGGTGTTCTTTAACGAGTGAACACATAACATTATTTGCCTGTGTGTTTATCTCTT is a genomic window containing:
- a CDS encoding NADH-quinone oxidoreductase subunit NuoF, whose product is MEKYRANLMLCAGTGCVACNSLKIREVLVEEIKRRGLHEEIKVVLTGCNGFCAQGPVISVYPEGIFYQKITVDDVPYLVEEHLLKGRPVERLMYREPEKKVAVPVMKDIPFFSLQVLRVLRNKGLIDPERIEEYIARDGYFAAAKALTQMTPEEIIKMVKDSGLRGRGGAGFPTGLKWEFCSKVRSDVKYILCNGDEGDPGAFMDRSVMEADPHSVLEGMIIGAKAIDATQGYIYVRAEYPLAVKRLSIAIEQAREYGLLGKDILRTGFNFDIEIYQGAGAFVCGEETALMRSIEGKRGMPRPRPPFPVHKGLWEKPSVLNNVETFANIPPIILNGAEWYRSLGTEKSTGTKVFALTGAINNIGLIEVPMGVPIRTIIYDIGGGITKGRKFKAVQIGGPSGGCIPESLIDTSVDYESITATGAIMGSGGMVVMDDLNCMVNVAKFFLEFTTDESCGKCPPCRIGTKVMLDKLVDITEGRGNEGDIELLQELSQDVIDTSLCGLGQTAPNPVLTTIKYFRDEYESHIKEKWCKAGVCGSLVTFYIDEAACKGCGLCLKACPQSAITGEKKQPHRIDQELCIKCRSCYEVCPTKFNAVKIGPADMLVKSEK
- a CDS encoding (2Fe-2S) ferredoxin domain-containing protein; this translates as MQRLKIEDLQKIKEEYKATSSLRTGGYRARVTVHMGTCGIAAGARNIMSALLDEISKSGVTDIAVTTSGCAGLCSREPMATVEIINSAPVKYSDLTEDKIRKIFKEHLLGGNIVEEYALVIGSETTY
- a CDS encoding NAD(P)H-dependent oxidoreductase subunit E produces the protein MEGNILVVDDEPIVIKSCERILKPEGYSIEGALSGKEAMSLLEKNNYDLVVTDLKMPEIDGIDLIRWIRDSKPETAVVVITGYPSQETIKDALSLGIIDYLPKPFSPAILVDVTAKALAWKKTGVYVEKAPSEEDISDKSEDINRIIRENRNKPGSLIPVLQQAQEIVGYLPPSVQRALARGLNLPVSEVHSVVSFYSFFTMKPKGKHNIRVCLGTACYVKRAEEILRKIKEELKIDVGEISRDRKFSLESVRCLGACGLAPVVMVDHNTHGSLDTAKVKGVLKEYA